From one Brevundimonas sp. PAMC22021 genomic stretch:
- a CDS encoding MmcQ/YjbR family DNA-binding protein, which translates to MTRDDVHALLMSFPGAETAVSYGHPSYKVRGKFFTWFWPDAPDCLVVQLDSLDQRDMLAEAEPDTFVVTDHHRPHPILLARIESVDPAWLRSALTRRWRKIAPASLRKAHPALTPEEPDA; encoded by the coding sequence GTGACACGGGACGATGTCCACGCCCTGCTGATGTCCTTTCCGGGCGCGGAGACGGCGGTCTCCTATGGTCATCCCTCGTACAAGGTGCGGGGCAAGTTCTTTACCTGGTTCTGGCCCGACGCGCCCGACTGCCTGGTGGTCCAGCTGGACAGCCTCGACCAGCGCGACATGCTGGCCGAGGCGGAGCCTGACACCTTTGTGGTCACCGATCACCACCGGCCGCATCCTATTCTGCTGGCGCGCATCGAAAGCGTCGATCCCGCCTGGCTGCGCTCGGCGCTGACCCGACGCTGGCGCAAGATCGCGCCTGCGTCGCTGCGGAAAGCGCATCCGGC
- a CDS encoding type II toxin-antitoxin system VapC family toxin, giving the protein MSVLVDSNVLIDLIDRTSDWRVWSIEQVERLVDGGEVLLIDPIIYAEVSIPFTDPADVDAMLALLEREALPFEAAFAAGKAFQTYRRRGGARSAPLPDFFIGAHALVRGHRLLTRDAARYRTYFPEVELIAP; this is encoded by the coding sequence ATGAGCGTTCTTGTCGACAGCAATGTCCTTATCGACCTGATCGACCGCACGTCGGACTGGCGGGTTTGGTCGATCGAACAGGTGGAACGACTCGTCGACGGAGGCGAAGTCCTGCTGATCGACCCGATCATCTATGCGGAAGTGTCGATCCCGTTCACCGATCCAGCCGACGTGGACGCCATGCTTGCGCTGTTGGAGCGCGAAGCCCTGCCGTTCGAGGCCGCGTTCGCGGCCGGCAAGGCGTTCCAGACCTATCGTCGCCGAGGCGGCGCCCGCAGCGCGCCCCTGCCCGACTTCTTCATCGGCGCGCACGCGCTGGTCCGCGGCCACCGGCTGCTGACGCGCGACGCAGCACGCTACAGGACCTATTTCCCCGAGGTGGAGCTGATCGCGCCGTGA
- a CDS encoding AbrB/MazE/SpoVT family DNA-binding domain-containing protein, whose protein sequence is MRITSKGQVTIPADIRAQAGLLPHTEVDFHYDGNVVTVVRSGERTGGRGRRLTEHMAGFGDRLTMSADEVMALTRGE, encoded by the coding sequence ATGCGCATCACGTCGAAAGGCCAGGTCACCATCCCCGCCGACATCCGCGCACAGGCGGGGCTGCTGCCGCATACCGAAGTGGACTTTCACTACGACGGCAACGTCGTGACCGTGGTGCGCAGCGGCGAACGGACTGGCGGTCGCGGCAGGCGGTTGACCGAGCACATGGCCGGTTTCGGTGACCGGCTCACGATGAGCGCCGACGAAGTCATGGCGCTGACGCGCGGCGAATGA
- a CDS encoding gamma-glutamyltransferase family protein, giving the protein MHRRTFLSALPSSALAAGALSTGAAKAQTGQPPAPGRPTEAAPAPARPDPYAGIGIGDRITGPKFAGRSTVWGANGAAATAHPTATLIGIDTLRRGGSAIDAAIAINAALGFLEPVANGIGGDAFCMLWDPKLRKVVGFNGSGNSPRGLSLETARSRAIDGYLPRYGAVTVNVPGTVDAWWSAHQRYGKLPWKEVLLPVAELCEQGAPVPQVIAYYLERNMAAFDRGRIPIEENDNRKRVYAPGGATPKVGQMFANPFLGKTLRMIAEGGRDAFYEGPLAEQMEGYFRRIGGWLTRADLAAHSTEWVEPIRTDYRGVEVYGLGPNTQGLSTNQILNICEQFDLKGMGFQSAASLHVQAEAKRLAFEDRARYFADPRFSDIPVEWLNSKAYAAERARLIRPDRIMDRVMPGDAPHHGDTTYFSVADKDGMMVSWIQSNYRGMGSGLVPDDGQGQPLGFMFQDRGELFALTDGHPNVYAPGKRPFQTIIPGFTVKDGEPWMAFGVMGGGMQPQGQAQIVINMVDYGLDAQEAGDAPRWQHYGSSEPTGQPQEGAGVLHLESGVPEATKAQLRAMGWTLGPPDGGFGGYQNVMRQQNPDGRWTYGAATEMRKDGIALAY; this is encoded by the coding sequence ATGCATCGCCGCACCTTTTTGTCCGCCCTGCCCTCCAGCGCCCTGGCGGCCGGTGCGCTGTCCACCGGGGCTGCGAAGGCTCAGACGGGACAACCGCCCGCGCCCGGCCGTCCGACCGAGGCCGCACCGGCTCCGGCCCGCCCCGATCCTTACGCCGGCATCGGCATCGGCGACCGGATAACCGGACCGAAGTTCGCCGGTCGCTCCACCGTCTGGGGTGCGAACGGCGCGGCGGCGACCGCGCACCCGACGGCGACGCTGATCGGAATCGACACCCTCCGGCGCGGAGGCTCGGCCATCGATGCGGCCATCGCCATCAATGCGGCCCTGGGCTTTCTGGAGCCCGTGGCCAACGGCATCGGCGGCGACGCCTTCTGCATGCTGTGGGACCCGAAGCTGCGAAAGGTCGTCGGCTTCAACGGTTCGGGGAACAGCCCGCGCGGTTTGAGCCTGGAGACCGCGCGGTCCAGGGCCATCGACGGCTATTTGCCGCGCTACGGCGCCGTCACCGTCAACGTGCCGGGCACGGTGGACGCCTGGTGGAGCGCGCACCAGCGCTACGGCAAGCTGCCGTGGAAGGAGGTGCTGCTGCCGGTGGCCGAGTTGTGCGAACAGGGCGCGCCCGTCCCGCAGGTCATCGCCTACTACCTCGAACGCAACATGGCCGCCTTTGACCGCGGCCGCATCCCGATCGAGGAGAACGACAACCGAAAGCGCGTCTATGCGCCCGGCGGGGCGACGCCCAAGGTCGGGCAGATGTTCGCCAACCCGTTCCTCGGCAAGACGCTGAGGATGATCGCCGAGGGCGGGCGCGACGCCTTCTACGAGGGGCCGCTGGCCGAGCAGATGGAGGGCTACTTCCGCCGCATCGGCGGCTGGCTGACCCGCGCCGACTTGGCCGCACACAGCACCGAATGGGTCGAGCCGATCCGCACCGACTATCGCGGGGTCGAGGTCTATGGGCTGGGACCGAACACGCAAGGGCTGTCGACCAACCAGATCCTGAACATCTGCGAGCAGTTCGACCTGAAGGGCATGGGGTTCCAGTCGGCGGCGTCGCTGCACGTCCAGGCCGAGGCCAAGCGGCTGGCGTTCGAGGACCGCGCCCGCTACTTCGCCGATCCGCGCTTTTCCGACATTCCGGTCGAGTGGCTGAACTCCAAGGCCTATGCGGCCGAGCGGGCGCGGCTGATCCGGCCCGACCGGATCATGGATCGCGTCATGCCCGGCGACGCCCCGCACCACGGGGACACCACCTATTTCAGCGTGGCCGACAAGGACGGGATGATGGTCAGCTGGATCCAGTCCAACTATCGCGGCATGGGCTCGGGCCTGGTTCCGGATGACGGCCAGGGCCAGCCGCTGGGCTTCATGTTCCAGGACAGGGGCGAGCTGTTCGCCCTGACCGACGGTCACCCGAACGTCTATGCGCCGGGCAAGCGGCCGTTCCAGACCATCATTCCCGGCTTCACGGTCAAGGATGGCGAGCCGTGGATGGCGTTCGGCGTCATGGGCGGCGGCATGCAGCCGCAGGGCCAGGCGCAAATCGTCATCAACATGGTGGATTACGGCCTCGATGCGCAGGAGGCCGGGGACGCCCCGCGCTGGCAGCACTACGGCTCGTCCGAACCAACCGGCCAGCCGCAGGAAGGCGCGGGCGTGCTGCACCTCGAGAGCGGCGTGCCGGAAGCGACCAAGGCGCAGCTGCGCGCCATGGGCTGGACGCTGGGACCGCCGGACGGCGGCTTCGGCGGCTACCAGAATGTCATGCGCCAGCAGAACCCGGACGGCCGCTGGACCTACGGCGCCGCCACCGAGATGCGCAAGGATGGGATCGCGCTGGCTTACTGA
- a CDS encoding biopolymer transporter ExbD, which produces MGAKLSGPGGQGGKTIQQNADINVTPFVDIMLVLLIIFMVAAPLATVSIRLDLPPAVPPTTPTEMKEPVYITIQESGQIYIAQDEIQLANLPQAVCAALGGGACREERVFVRAQPEVKYEQFMEVMNSMQANGFFKVGLLNEDIE; this is translated from the coding sequence ATGGGCGCCAAACTTTCCGGGCCGGGCGGCCAGGGCGGCAAGACCATCCAGCAGAACGCGGACATCAACGTCACGCCGTTCGTCGACATCATGCTGGTGCTGCTGATCATCTTCATGGTCGCCGCGCCGCTGGCCACCGTGTCGATCCGCCTGGACCTGCCGCCGGCCGTGCCGCCGACGACCCCGACCGAGATGAAGGAACCGGTGTACATCACCATCCAGGAATCGGGTCAGATCTACATCGCCCAGGACGAGATCCAGCTCGCCAACCTGCCGCAAGCCGTCTGCGCGGCTCTGGGCGGCGGCGCCTGCCGCGAGGAGCGTGTGTTCGTGCGCGCTCAGCCGGAAGTGAAGTACGAGCAGTTCATGGAAGTGATGAACTCCATGCAGGCCAACGGCTTCTTCAAGGTCGGCCTGCTGAACGAAGACATCGAATAG
- the folE gene encoding GTP cyclohydrolase I FolE: protein MTPVPAKPVLVSTDSPVQRPTREQALEAVRTLIAWAGDDPARPGLIDTPKRVVDAYGEWFDGYAADAGKELSRTFEDVQGYDDMVILRDIEVESHCEHHLAPFLGKAYVAYLPGEKVVGISKLARVVEIFARRLQNQETLTNDIVDAIESHLQPRGVAVLVDAAHQCMTTRGVHHRHVSTLTTRFTGAFKADPQLADRFLKLARG from the coding sequence ATGACCCCTGTTCCCGCCAAGCCCGTTCTGGTCAGCACCGACAGCCCGGTCCAGCGCCCCACCCGCGAGCAGGCGCTGGAGGCGGTGCGGACGCTGATCGCATGGGCCGGCGACGACCCCGCGCGCCCCGGCCTGATCGACACGCCCAAGCGGGTGGTCGACGCCTATGGCGAATGGTTCGACGGCTATGCGGCCGATGCGGGCAAGGAACTGAGCCGGACGTTCGAGGACGTGCAGGGCTATGACGACATGGTCATCCTGCGCGACATCGAGGTGGAAAGCCATTGCGAGCACCACCTCGCCCCGTTCCTGGGCAAGGCCTATGTCGCCTATCTGCCGGGCGAGAAGGTCGTGGGCATCTCCAAGCTGGCGCGGGTGGTGGAGATCTTCGCGCGGCGCCTGCAGAACCAGGAAACCCTGACCAACGACATCGTGGACGCCATCGAATCGCACCTGCAGCCGCGCGGCGTGGCGGTGCTGGTCGATGCGGCGCACCAGTGCATGACGACGCGCGGGGTGCATCACCGGCATGTCTCGACCCTGACGACGCGCTTCACCGGGGCGTTCAAGGCCGATCCGCAGCTGGCCGACCGGTTCCTGAAGCTGGCGCGCGGCTGA
- the cysS gene encoding cysteine--tRNA ligase — protein MPLHIHDTLRREKRPFEPRDPSRVTLYVCGPTVYDYAHIGNARPPVVFDVLVRLLRRTYPQVIYARNVTDVDDKINQKASREGVPIGEVTARYEAAYLEDMKRLNVSPPDITPHVTDYIPAIVDQIGAIIDAGCAYAAEGHVLFDVSSYPSYGALSGRNLDDMIAGARVEVAPYKKNPHDFVLWKPSKADEPSWPSPWGEGRPGWHIECSAMIEQTLGLPIDIHGGGIDLVFPHHENEIAQGVCAHGCATKDQAHDEYARYWMHNGFLTVDAEKMSKSVGNVLLLHDLVQAMPGEVVRWALLSAHYRQPLDWNQALLDQSRKALDRLYGALHRSADVQAAEVGPPADFLKSVEDDLNTPGAMASLFALSSEIERGMTAGDHASVAEAKGRLIACAAILGVLQSDPAAWLEGQVSDDLRAEVEVLLEQRASARAAKDWPEADRIRDRLNALNVVVMDGPQGATWRMKG, from the coding sequence ATGCCGCTGCACATCCACGACACCCTGCGCCGTGAAAAGCGCCCCTTCGAACCGCGCGATCCGAGCCGGGTGACCCTCTATGTCTGCGGCCCCACGGTCTACGACTACGCCCACATCGGCAATGCGCGGCCGCCGGTCGTGTTCGACGTTCTGGTGCGGCTGCTGCGCCGCACCTATCCGCAGGTGATCTACGCCCGCAACGTCACCGACGTGGACGACAAGATCAATCAAAAGGCCTCGCGCGAGGGCGTCCCGATAGGCGAGGTCACGGCCCGCTACGAGGCGGCCTATCTGGAGGACATGAAGCGGCTGAACGTGTCCCCGCCGGACATCACGCCTCATGTGACCGACTACATCCCCGCCATCGTCGATCAGATCGGGGCCATCATCGACGCCGGCTGCGCCTATGCGGCCGAGGGGCATGTGCTGTTCGACGTCTCCTCCTATCCGTCCTACGGCGCGCTGTCGGGCCGGAACCTGGACGACATGATCGCCGGCGCCCGCGTCGAGGTGGCGCCCTACAAGAAGAACCCGCACGATTTCGTGCTGTGGAAGCCGTCCAAGGCTGACGAGCCGTCGTGGCCTTCCCCCTGGGGCGAGGGTCGCCCCGGCTGGCACATCGAATGCTCGGCCATGATCGAACAGACGCTGGGCCTGCCCATCGACATTCACGGCGGCGGCATCGACCTGGTGTTCCCGCACCACGAGAACGAGATCGCTCAAGGCGTCTGCGCCCACGGCTGCGCCACGAAAGACCAGGCGCACGACGAATACGCCCGCTACTGGATGCACAACGGCTTTCTGACCGTGGACGCCGAGAAGATGTCCAAGTCGGTCGGCAACGTCCTGTTGCTACACGATCTGGTGCAGGCGATGCCGGGCGAGGTGGTGCGCTGGGCGCTGCTGTCCGCTCACTATCGACAGCCGCTGGACTGGAACCAGGCTCTGCTGGACCAGAGCCGCAAGGCGCTGGACCGGCTGTATGGAGCGCTGCACCGTTCGGCGGACGTGCAGGCGGCGGAGGTCGGTCCGCCGGCCGACTTCCTGAAATCCGTCGAGGACGACCTGAACACGCCGGGCGCCATGGCCAGCCTGTTCGCCCTGTCCAGCGAGATCGAACGCGGCATGACGGCCGGCGACCATGCGTCGGTGGCGGAGGCCAAGGGGCGGCTGATCGCCTGCGCCGCCATCCTGGGCGTGTTGCAGTCCGATCCGGCCGCCTGGTTGGAAGGCCAGGTCTCCGATGACCTGCGCGCCGAGGTCGAGGTGCTGCTGGAGCAACGCGCCTCAGCCCGCGCCGCCAAGGACTGGCCCGAAGCCGACCGCATCCGCGACCGCCTGAACGCCCTGAACGTCGTCGTCATGGACGGCCCACAAGGCGCGACCTGGCGGATGAAGGGGTAG
- the acs gene encoding acetate--CoA ligase produces the protein MQPNSEIYPVSNEAAARAHMDAAAYEAARTAARNAPDAFWAEQAARLDWIQSPTEIKDVSFNKDDFRIRWFADGMLNVSANCIDRHLPHRADETAILWEGDDPADSRAITYGELHAQVCRMANVLKRHGVRKGDRVTLYLPMISEAAYAMLACARIGAVHSVVFGGFSPDSLCGRIEDCGSTLVITADEGLRGGKSVPLKANVDAALEKVSVDAVLVVRRTGADVPMQAGRDFDYAAEAAEVEADCPPEPMNAEDPLFILYTSGSTGKPKGVLHTTGGYLFWAAWTHELVFDYRPGEVFWCTADVGWVTGHSYVVYGPLANGATSLMFEGVPNYPTVSRFWEVIDKHKVDIFYTAPTALRALMREGDGPVKASSRASLRLLGTVGEPINPEAWRWYHEVVGEGRLPIVDTWWQTETGGILVSPLPGATALKPGSATKPLPGVELQLVDGEGGVLDGAASGNLVITDSWPGQMRTVYGDHQRFFDTYFSTYPGKYFTGDGCRRDEDGYYWITGRVDDVINVSGHRMGTAEVESALVLHDDVAEAAVVGFPHDIKGQGIYAYVTLNTGVEPTEDLRRGLIAHVRKEIGPIAAPDVIQWAPGLPKTRSGKIMRRILRKIAENDIGALGDTSTLADPSVVDDLVKNRAG, from the coding sequence ATGCAGCCAAATTCCGAAATCTACCCGGTTTCCAACGAAGCGGCGGCCCGCGCCCACATGGACGCCGCGGCCTATGAGGCGGCGCGGACGGCCGCCCGCAATGCGCCGGACGCTTTCTGGGCCGAGCAGGCGGCGCGGCTCGACTGGATCCAGTCTCCGACCGAGATCAAGGACGTGTCGTTCAACAAGGACGACTTCCGCATCCGCTGGTTCGCCGACGGGATGCTGAACGTCTCGGCCAACTGCATCGACCGGCATCTGCCGCACCGCGCGGACGAGACCGCCATCCTGTGGGAAGGGGACGATCCGGCGGACAGCCGCGCCATCACCTACGGCGAACTGCACGCCCAAGTGTGCCGCATGGCCAATGTGCTGAAACGCCACGGCGTCCGGAAAGGCGACCGCGTCACCCTCTATCTGCCGATGATCTCGGAGGCCGCCTACGCGATGCTGGCGTGCGCGCGGATCGGGGCGGTGCACTCGGTGGTGTTCGGCGGCTTTTCGCCCGACAGCCTGTGCGGCCGGATCGAGGATTGCGGCTCGACCCTGGTGATCACCGCCGACGAGGGCCTGCGCGGCGGCAAGTCTGTGCCGCTGAAGGCCAATGTCGACGCCGCTTTGGAGAAGGTGTCGGTCGACGCCGTGCTGGTTGTCCGCCGCACCGGCGCGGACGTGCCGATGCAGGCCGGACGCGATTTCGACTATGCGGCCGAAGCGGCCGAGGTGGAGGCCGACTGCCCGCCAGAGCCGATGAACGCCGAGGATCCGCTGTTCATTCTCTACACCTCCGGCTCGACCGGAAAGCCCAAGGGGGTGCTGCACACCACCGGCGGCTATCTGTTCTGGGCGGCGTGGACGCACGAGCTGGTGTTCGACTATCGCCCCGGCGAAGTCTTCTGGTGCACCGCCGACGTGGGCTGGGTGACGGGTCACTCGTACGTCGTCTACGGGCCGCTGGCGAACGGGGCGACCAGCCTGATGTTCGAGGGCGTGCCAAACTATCCGACCGTCAGCCGGTTCTGGGAGGTCATCGACAAGCACAAGGTCGATATCTTCTACACCGCGCCCACCGCCCTGCGGGCCCTGATGCGAGAGGGCGACGGGCCGGTGAAGGCCAGTTCGCGCGCCAGCTTGCGCCTGCTGGGCACGGTGGGAGAGCCGATCAACCCGGAGGCCTGGCGCTGGTACCACGAGGTGGTGGGCGAAGGCCGACTGCCCATCGTGGACACCTGGTGGCAGACCGAGACGGGCGGCATCCTGGTCTCGCCCCTGCCGGGCGCCACTGCCCTGAAGCCCGGATCGGCGACCAAGCCGCTGCCGGGGGTGGAGCTGCAGCTGGTCGATGGGGAAGGCGGCGTGCTGGACGGCGCTGCGTCCGGAAACCTCGTCATCACCGACAGCTGGCCGGGCCAGATGCGCACTGTGTACGGCGATCATCAGCGGTTCTTCGACACCTATTTCTCGACCTATCCGGGCAAGTATTTCACCGGCGACGGCTGCCGCCGGGACGAGGACGGCTATTACTGGATCACCGGCCGGGTGGACGATGTGATCAACGTCTCGGGCCACCGCATGGGCACCGCCGAGGTCGAGTCCGCCCTGGTGCTGCACGACGACGTAGCCGAGGCGGCGGTGGTCGGCTTTCCCCACGACATCAAGGGCCAGGGCATCTACGCCTACGTCACTCTGAACACCGGCGTCGAACCGACGGAGGATCTGCGGCGCGGACTGATCGCCCATGTCCGCAAGGAGATCGGCCCCATCGCCGCGCCGGACGTGATCCAGTGGGCGCCGGGCCTGCCCAAGACCCGCTCGGGCAAGATCATGCGCCGCATCCTGCGCAAGATCGCGGAGAACGACATCGGCGCGCTGGGCGACACCTCCACCCTGGCCGATCCGTCGGTGGTGGACGATCTGGTGAAGAACCGCGCGGGGTGA